The segment GCCGAGGCGACCACGAAGATGGTGCGCTCCGGCGCACCATGCGCGCGCACCGCCTCGATCACCTGCTGCACGGCATGCGCGCGCTGGCCGACCGAGACGTACACGCAGACCATGTCCGAGTGCTTCTGGTTGATCATCGCGTCCACCGCCAGCGAGGTCTTGCCGGTGGCGCGGTCGCCGATCAGCAGCTCGCGCTGGCCGCGGCCGATCGGGAACATCGCGTCGATCACCAGCACGCCGGTGGCGACCGGCTCGCTGACCAGGTCGCGCTCGATGATCGCCGGGGCCGGGCGCTCGATCGGCAGGTGGTCCGCGGCCGCCACCGGCTCGTCGCGGTCCAGCGGGCGACCCAGCGGGTCGAGCACGCGGCCGAGCAGGCCCGGGCCGACCGGTACACGCAGCACCTCGCCGGTGCCCAGTACTTCCGAACCGGCCTCCACGCTGCCGTCATCGTCCAGCAGCACCGCGGCCAGCGTGTCCTCGTCCAGCGACAGCACGAAGCCCATGTGGTCGTGCTGGAAGCGCAGCAGCTCGTGCATCCGGGCCTGGGCCAGGCCGGAGACGATGGCGATGCCGTCGGCGATCCGCACCACGTGACCCAGGCCGACCGAGCGCACGCCGAGTCGGGCCCGGGCGACGACATCCCGGCTGCGGCGCAGCCAGTCGCCGGCGGTGGCGTCAGGCGTGTCCGTCGGCATGGGTCAGCTCGTGCTGGAGATGGGCGAGGTCGGCGCGCAGGTGATTGCTGACCACCAGGTCGGGACTGCGCAGTTCCAGCCCGGCGATCAGGTTCGGATCGACCATGGTCGGCAGTGGGGCAGCGCGGCCGATGGCCTGCTGGATCGCCTGTGTGCAATGGTCCCTTTCGCCCGCCTCGAGCGTGCGCGGCGCCACCAGTGCGAGCGGGGTCGCCGCATCGGCCAGCTTCTGCTTCTGCGAATCCGGCAGCGCCCGCAGCGAGGCGACCAGATCGTCGAGAAAGCCGGCGACGCGGGCCGAGGCGGGCAGGCGGTCGAGCAAGCGCCCGGCCATGTCGATGGCCAGGGCGGCCGCGCGCTGTTCGTCGGCATGCTGCTGTGCGAGGAGCTGCTTGTCGCGGTCGGCCTGCGCCTGCTGCCGCAGGGTGTCGACCTCGGTCTGCGCGGCGGCCAGCAGACGGGTGCGTGCCGCTTCGGCATCGGTCTGCGCGGCCTTCATCGCCGCCTCGCGCCCGGCGGCGAGCTCGGCCTGCTGCGTTTGTGCCGCCGCCGTGGCCTGGCGCGCGCGGTCGCGTTCGGCTTCGGCGTCGGCCAGCAGCTTGGCGGCCGCCTCGCGCCGTCGCGCGATCGCCTGCACCACGGGCCGGTACAGCACGCGCGACAGCAGCCAGATCAGGACCAGCGCATTGATCGCCTGCAGCGCCAGCGTCCAGAAGTCGATTTTCATCGAAGGTCGCCGCTCACTTCAGGAACGGGTTGGCGAACAGCAGCAGGATCGCGACCACCAGGCAGTAGATCGCCATCGTCTCGATCATCGCCAGGCCGACGAACAGCGTGCGCGAGATGGTGCCGGCCGATTCGGGCTGGCGGGCGATCGCATCCATCGCGGCGGCCACCGCACGGCCTTCCGCGAGCGCCGGGCCGATCGCGCCGAAGCTCACCGACAGTGCGGCGGCGAGGATGCTGACAACGGGAATCAGGTCGTTCATGACGGGTCTCTCCGATCGGAAGATGCGGGCGCGTCCGGCGCGCGCGAGGGCGGGGCGGGGTGCACGGCGGCGCCGATGAACACCATCGCCAGCACACTGAAGATGTAGGCCTGGATGGCGCCAGTGAGCAGGTCCAGCGCCATGAACGGGATCGGCACGATCAGCCCGGCCAGCGACAGCGCGATGCCGACCACGAACACGCTGCTCATCACGTTGCCGAACAGGCGCACCATCAGCGAGAAGGTGCGGGTGATCTGCTCGACCAGGTTCAGCGGCACCATCAGCCAGCCCGGCTCGGCGAAGGTGGCGAGGTAGCCGCGTACGCCGCGGGCGCGCAGGCCGAACCAGATGGTGGCGAAGAACACGATGCCGGCGAGCGCGGCGTCTGTTTCCAGGTGGGCGGTGGGCGGTTCGATACCGGGCACCAGGCCCGACCAGTTCGCGACCAGCACGAACAGGAAGATGCTGCCGATCAGCGGACGGTACGGTGCCGGGTCCACCTGCATGGTGTCGTGGATCTGCGCGTCGATGGTCTCGACCAGCAACTCGAGCACGGCCTGGGTGCGCGAGGGACGCAACGACAGCCGGCGGGTGGCCAGCCAGGCGCCGATCACCAGCAGCGCCATGATTCCCCAGGTCACCGCCACGGCGGTGCTGACCGGGACCGGCCCGAGGTGGAACAGCGTCTCGGTGCGCAGCGGCGAGCCGATCATGCGTCCGGCTCTCCAGTCGGTGATGGCGGGTTGCCGCCGGCGGCGCCATCACGCAGCAGCGCCTGCCGTGCCACCAGGAAACCGACGAACCCGGCCAGCAGGGCGCTTACGCCGAAGTGGAACAGCGCCGCCAGCAGCAGGGCGCTGGCCAGCACGCGCAGCCCCTGCGATGCCAGCGCCAGTCCGGTGCGGCCGGTGGCGAGCAGGCGCACGGTGTAGCGCAACCCGACGAAGTGGAGCAGGCCGACCAGGCCACCGCCGAGCAGGCCGATGCCGATTGCCGGAGCGAACGGAAGCGAAGCAAGCGACAGGATCATCTTGGGTTCCTCATTGACGGTGCATCCAGCGCCAGGCGAACCACATCCCCAGCCCCGCACCAACCGTGAGCAGGGCGGCGGCGAACATCACGCCGGTGCGCAGCCAGCGATCCAGCCAGTGGCCGGCGAGCAGGCCGAGCAGGATCGGCGTGACGATGGTCCAGCCCAGCACGCCGATCTGCGCCAGGCGGATGCTGGCCGGGGTGGCGGGATCGTCGCGGTTCGCTTCGTCGCGTTGGCGGGCACGGCGGGCGGCCGTGGCGACCGGGTCGCGGCCCTCTGTGCTGCGAGGCTCGGGTGGCGGTGTCGTCATGGTGCGACGTTCCGCGGACCAGGCCGCAGGTAGCGCAGCAGCGTGCGCACGGCGCGGGCGTGCAGCTGCATCTGCTCGACACGGGCGCGGCGGTCGGCATCGGCCTGGTCGGCGCGCGCCAAGCGTACGGTGTTCTCCAGCGTGTCGAGCTGGTCGCCGCGCACGGCGCCGCGGCAGGCCACGTGCAGCTGCCCGCCTTCGCTCATCCGCAGCACGCCGCCGCGCAGCGCGCAGTAACCCTTTTCCCCACCGGCACGCTGCCAGCGCAGCACGGTGGGTACCAGCACGGTGATCAGGTCGGCATGGCCGGGCAGGATGCCGAAGCTGCCACTGGCGTCCTCGCCGCGCACGGCGGTCACGTCGTTGAGGTCGAGCACGACCTGCTGCGGCGTGGTGAGTATCAGGTGCAGGTGGTCAGTCATGCCGCAGCCTTCGTGGCGGCGGCTTCTTTGGCCTGGGCTTCGGCCAGTGTGCCGACCATGTACAGCGAACTCTCCCGCCAGCCGTCGCAGTCGCCGCGCAGGATCGCCTCGCAACCGTCCAGGGTGTCGGCCAGCGCCACGCTGCGGCCGGGCATGCCGGTGAAGGCTTCGGTGACCGCGAACGGCTGGGTCAGGAAGCGCTGCAGCCGGCGCGCCCGTTCGACCTGCCGGCGGTCGTCGGCGCCGAGTTCGTCGACGCCGAGCAGGGCGATCACGTCCTGCAGTTGCCGGTAATGCTCGATCACCCGGCGCACCTCGGTGGCGATGTGCACATGGCGTTCGCCGAGCAGGTCGGCGTCGAGCATGATCGAGGAGGAGGCGATCGGGTCGATCGCCGGGTACATGCCCTGCGCGGCCATCTCGCGCGACAGCACGACCATCGAGTCCACGTGCGAGGCCAGCGCGGTGACTGCCGGGTCGGTGAAGTCGTCGGCCGGCACGTACACCGCCTCGATCGCGGTGACCGCCACGCCGTCCACCGAGACGATGCGTTCCTGCAGCGCCGCCACCTCGTCGGCCAGGGTGGGCTGGTAGCCGACCCGCGAAGGCAGGCGGCCGAGCAGGCCGGAGACCTCCGAGCCGGCCTGCACGAAGCGGAAGATGTTGTCCATCAGCAGCAGCACGTTCTGCTTTCGCTCGTCGCGGAAGTGCTCGGCCATGGTCAGCGCGGTGAACGGCACCCGCCAGCGCGCGCCGGGTGGCTCGTTCATCTGGCCGTAGACCAGCACGGTGTGGTCGAGCACGCCGGAATCGCGCATGTCCAGCAGCATCTCGTGACCCTCGCGCGAGCGCTCGCCGACGCCGGCGAACACCGAGATGCCCTGGTAGCGCTCGACCATCGCGTGGATCAGCTCCATCACCAGCACCGTCTTGCCGACGCCGGCGCCACCGAACATCGCTGCCTTGCCGCCCTGCACCAGCGGGGTGAGCAGGTCGATCACCTTCAGTCCGGTGGCGAACAGGGTGCTGGTGCCGCTCTGTGCGGACAGCGGAGGTGGCGCGCGGTGGATCGGGCGGCGTGGCACGTCGGCGGGCAAGGCGGGGCCGTCGTCGCCGAGCTGGCCGGTAACGTCGAGCAGCCGGCCGAGCACGGCCGGGCCGACCGGCACCTCGAGCGGCTGCCCCTGGGCCTGCACGCGCAGTCCGCGGGCGATGCCCTCGGTGGACTGCAGGGCGATCGCGCGCACATCTGTCGTGGAAAGCTGCGAGGTGACCTCCACCAGCAGCGGCGTGCCGTCGTCGCGCAGCACATGCAGGGCTTCACCGACCGCCGGCAGCGGCGGCTGCGCGAAGCGCACGTCGAGCACTGCGCCGCGCACTGCCGTGACCTGTCCCTCGTGCATCCCGGCCATGAAAGAAGCTCTCGTTCTCCAGGGTGGACGCGCCACCCGCATGCGATGTCCCATGGTCGGGCATCGGTGCACTGCGGGAGTTGACTGGCATCAATCCGGAACGGATCAGCCCTGCATCAGTTCGAGCGCGGCACGCGCGGCGATCCACTCTTCGTTGGTCGGTTCGACCGCCACGCGTACCCGGCTCTCCGGGCCGGACACCACCGCAGCGTGCGCCGCGTTGGCGCGGGTGTCCAGCGCCACGCCCAGCCATCCGAGCGCATCGCAGACCCGCTCGCGGATCACCGCGTTGTGCTCGCCGATGCCGGCGGTGAACACCAGCATGTCCAGCCCGCCGAGCACGGCGGTGAGCGCGCCGATCTCGCGCACGATGCGCCGCACGTATAGGGCCAGCGCCTCGGCGACGGCGGCTTCGCCTTCGCGGGGCAGCAGCTCGCGCGGATCGCCCGACACCCCCGACACGCCGAGCAGTCCGGAGTCGTGGTAGAGCATGTGGCCGACGGCATCGACGCCGAGTCCACGGACCTGCATCAGGTACAGCACGGCACCGGGATCGAGCGCGCCGCAACGGGTGCCCATCATCAGGCCGTCCAGCGCGGAGAACCCCATCGTGGTGGCGACGCTGCGCAGCCCGTGCATGGCGCACAGGCTGGCGCCACTGCCGAGGTGGGCGCAGATCGTGCGGCCCCGGGCGCCGTCGCCGTAGCGTTCGGCCAGCACCGTGGCCATGTAGGCATAGGACAGGCCATGGAAACCGTAGCGGCGCAGCCCTTCGTCCCACAGTTCGCGCGGAAGCGGCAGCATCTGCTCCACCTTCGGCACGGTGTGGTGGAAGGCGGTGTCGAAGCAGGCGACCTGCGGCAGCTCCGGATGCAGCCCCAGCAGCGCCTCGATCGCTTCCAGTGCGAACGGCTGGTGCAGCGGCGCCAGCGGGATGTAGCTGCGCAGGTCGGCCAGCACGGCGGCATCCACCTGCACCGGCGCGAAATACTTGCTGCCGCCGTGCACCACGCGGTGCGCCACCGCGCCAAGGCGGCGCTCGCCGAGCCGGGCCTGCAGGCGCTCGCGGATGTGCATCAGGGCGCCGGTGTACGGATCGTCGGCATCCAGTGCCAGCGTCGCGTCGGGCTCGCCGGAGGCTTCGTAGCGCGGTGCCGCCCCGGTGATGCCCTCGACCTTGCCGCTCCAGGCCGGCTGGCGCGGCAGCGGCGAGATCGCCGCGTCGAACAGCGCGAACTTGATGCTCGACGAGCCGCAGTTGAGCACCAGCAGCAGGTCGCCCGCCGCTTTCGCCATGGGGAAGGCACTCACAGCGGATGGGTCCGGTAACGGTGGGCCAGCAGCAGCGCCACCGCGCAGGAGGCCATGCGCGATTCGCGCGAGTCGGCACGGCTGGTGAGCACGATCGGGACCTTCGCGCCGATCACGATGCCGGCACTGGCCGCGCCGCCGAGGTATTCGAGCTGCTTGGCCAGCATGTTGCCGCTCTCCAGGTCCGGCACCACCAGTACGTCGGCCTGGCCGGCCACCGGCGAGACGATGCCCTTGATCCGCGCCGCTGCCACCGACACCGCGTTGTCGAACGCCAGCGGGCCATCCAGCACGCCGCCTTCGATCTGTCCGCGGTCGGCCATCTTGCACAGCGCCGCCGCATCCAGCGTGGCCGGCATGTGCGGGTTGACCGTCTCCACCGCGGCGAGGATCGCCACGCGCGGCTGCGCCACCCCGATCACCTGGGCCAGATCGATGGCGTTGCGGATGATGTCGGCCTTTTCCTCCAGCGTCGGGGTGATGTTGATTGCCGCGTCGGTGATGATGAAGGGCCGCGGGTAGGCCGGCGTCTGCATCACGAAGCAATGGCTGATCCGCCGCTTGGTACGCAGGCCGCTGCCGGCGGCGACCACCGCGCCCATCAGCTCGTCGGTGTGCAGGCTGCCCTTCATCAGCGCGTCGACCTCGCCGGTGGCGGCGAGCTCCACCGCGCGGGCCGCGGCGGCGTGGCTGTGTGGAACGTCCTCGATGGCGATGCCGGCCAGGTCGAAGCCCGCTGCGCTTGCCACCGCCTCGATGCGCTCGCGCGGGGCCACCAGCACCGGCTCGATCAACCCGGCAACCCGGGCGTCGATGGCGCTGCCGAGACTGGGTTCGTCGCAGGGGTGCACCACCGCCACGCGGATCGAGCCCAGTGGACGCACGTAGTCGAGCAGGCGCTTCACGCCGTTGGTGCCGCCAGTCAGGCGGACCTCCGGCAGAGTCGCCCGCGGCCGCACGATCCGTTCGGTGGGCGCCAGTACCTCGGCCTCGCCCTCGATCGCTCGCTGGCCGGCCTGGTCGGTGCAACTGCAGTCGAGCACCAGGCGCTTGTGCGCTTCGTCTTTCGACCGCACGGTGACCCGGATGCTCAGCGTGTCGCCGATGTGCACCGGGGCGAGGAACTTCAGCGTCTGCGACAGGTAGATCGTGCCGGGGCCGGGCAGGCGGGTACCGAGTACGGCCGAGATCAGTGCCGCGCCCCACATGCCGTGGGCGATCACGCCGTGGAAGCGGGTGGAGGCGGCGAAGTCCGGGTCCAGGTGCTGCGGGTTGACGTCGCCGGACATCACGGCGAAGAGCTGGATGTCCGCCGCCGTCAGCGTGCGGTCGATCACCGCGGTGTCGCCGACGGCGATCTCGTCGAACGTGCGGTTGCGGATGAAGTGGATGTCGTCGGTGTCGCCGGGCGGGCCGGCGGGAACGGCGGGGGTGTCGGGCATGGACGCGCTCCTTGGGTCCGTGGAGGGATTCAGGCCATGTGCTGGCCGCCGTTCATCGCCAGGTTCGCCCCGGTCATGAACGCGGCCGCATCGCTGCAGACGAAGGCCACCAGGGCGGCCACCTCGTCGGTGCGGCCCAGCCGGCCCATCGGGATCTGGGACAGCACCTTGGTCTTGAGCACTTCCTCGGGCACCGCCGCCACCATGCGCGTCTGCAGGTAGCCCGGCGACACCGTGTTGACGGTGACGCCCTTGGTCGCCAGTTCCAGCGCCAGCGACTTGGTGAAGCCGTGCATGCCGGCCTTGGACGCGGCGTAGTTGGTCTGCCCGAAGGCGCCCTTGGAGCCGTTGACCGAGGCGATGTTGACGATGCGCCCCCAGCCGCCGCCGATCATGCCCTCGACGAACGCCTTGGTGACGTTGAACAGCGAATCGAGGTTGGTGTGCATCACCGCGTCCCAGTCCACCTTCTGCATCTTGCGGAAGCTGGCGTCGCGGGTGATGCCGGCGTTGTTGACCAGGATGTCCACGGTGTGGCCGTCGGCAAGGATGCGTTCGGCGCACGCCGCGCACGAGTCCGCATCGGTCACGTCCATCTCGTAGGTCAGGTACTTGCGTCCCTGGGCGGCATGCGTGTCCAGCCACGACTGCACGTCGCTGCGACCGGGCGAGTGGGTGACGATCACGCGGCAACCGGCATCGTGCAAGGCCTGGGCGATCGACTCGCCCAGGCAGCCCATGCCGCCGGTGACCACGGCGGTATGGTCAGTTTGCATGGCTCTTGCCCTTGCCTGCGGATTTCGTCGCAGAACCGGCGCCCGGCGGGGTGAACATCGCCATCAGCGCGCCGAAGTCGGGCACGGCGCCGTTCATCGGCACGCCCATGGGGATCGACTTGCCGGCGTCACTGACCGCACGGGTAAGCGACTTCTGCCAGTCCGCCAGCGCGTGCTGCATGCCCGCGACGAAGCGCGTCTGCTCGGCGATGGCGGTCTCGGTGCACGCCTGGGCGTCGCCCACGCGCTTCTGCATGCGGCGCCATGCGGTGCTGCCGGGCAGGTTGCCCAGGTCCTTCCAGTCGCTGGCGTGGGAGAGTTCCTCCAGCTCCTTGCGGGTTTCTTCCACGTCGTCCTCCAGCGTCTTGTCGCCGAGGTCGGCCCACTGCTGGCGGGCCTCCTGCAGCAACAGACCCATGTTCAACCAGAGCTGGACGTTGGCCTTGTACAGCTCCATGGGAAGGTTGGTGTCGATGCTCATGTTCATCTCCTCGCTCGTGATGAAGCGGTTGGCGTAAGGCCGGCATCCCGACGTCATCCTGGCGGGCGATACCGGCGGTCGTCCGCAAAGGTGGCCGCGCTCCATGACAATCCGTGCGGCCATTCGAGGGTTGAGAGCGTGTGGCGTGGCCTTCGTTCCCTTCCGTTCAGTTGAGGATGTGGTAGCCGGCGTCCACGTACAGCGTGTCGCCGGTGATCGAGCGGGCGGCGTCGCTGGCCAGGAACACGCACAGGCTGCCGACGTCGTCGATATCCACGGGGTGTCGCAATGGCGCGCGTTGCACCGCTTCGCGCAGCAACTGGTCGAACTGCTCGATGCCGGAGGCGGCGCGTGTCGCCAGCGGCCCGGGCGAGATCGCATTGACGCGGATCCCGGACCGGCCGAGTTCGGCGGCCAGGTAGCGTACCGACGATTCCAGCGCGGCCTTCACCGGCCCCATCAAACCGTAGTGGTCGATCACCTCGTCGGCACCGAGGTAGCTCATGGTCAGCAGGCTGCCGCCCCGGTCCATCAGCGGCTCGGCCAGCCGGGCCATGCGGATGAACGAGTGGCAGGAAATGTCCATCGCGCGCAGGAAGCCGTCGCGCGAGCTGTCGGTGACGCGGCCGTGCAGATCCTCCTTCGGCGCAAAGGCGATCGAATGCAGCACGAAATCCAGCCGACCCCAGCGCCGCTTCACTGCGTCGAACACCGACTCGAGCTGGCCCGGCTGCGTCACGTCCAGCGACATCTGCAGGGGCGCTTCCAACGCCTGCGCCAGCGGCTCGACCCAGGGGCGGGCCTTGTCGTTCAGCCAGGTCACGGCCAGTTCGGCGCCGGCGGCACGCAGGGCCCGCGCGCAGCCCCACGCGATGCTGTGCTGGTTGGCGATGCCGACCACCAGGCCCTTCGCGCCGCTGAGACCGGCCATGCTCAGGTCTCCCGCACGTAATGGCCGGGGGCGTCGGCGAGCGGACGGTAGCCGGCACGGGCATTACCCATCGAAGGCGGTGCGACCGGCTCGCCCGAATGCGCGTCCAGCCACTGCAGCCAGGCCGGCCACCAGGAGCCATCGTGCATCGGCGCCTGCTTCAGCCAGTCGTCGGGACCGATATATGCCGCACCTTCAGGGCGCTGCTGCAGCTGATAGCTGCGGTGCGGATGTCCCGGCTCGCTGACGATGCCGGCGTTGTGCCCGCCGCTGGTCAGCACGAAGGTGAGGTCGGCGACGGTGAGGTAGTGCAGCTTGTAGACCGAGCGCCAGGGCGCCACGTGATCGGTCTGCGTCCCCACCACGAACACCGGCAGGGTGATGTCGCTCAGCGCGACCGGTCGTCCCTGCACCGGGAAACGCCCTTCGGCCAGGTCGTTGTGCAGGAACAGCCGGCGCAGGTATTCCGAGTGCATGCGCGCCGGCATGCGGGTGGCGTCGGCGTTCCACGCCATCAGGTCGTTCATCGGCGGCCGCGTACCCATCAGGTACTCGCCGACCATGCGCGACCACAGCAGGTCGTAGGAGCGCAGCATCTGGAACGCGCCCGCCATCTGCTGGGCGGTGAGATAGCCGGTCTGCGACATCTGCGCCTCGAGCAGGGAGACCTGGCTCTCGTCGATGAAGAGGCCCAGCTCGCCCGGCTCGGTGAAGTCGGTCTGCGCGGCGAACAGGGTCGCCGAGGCAAGCCGGTGGTCGCCGTCGCGGGCCATCGCGGCCGCGGCGACTGACAGCAGGGTGCCGCCCAGGCAGTAGCCCACGCCGTGCACCTGCTGCTTCGGGACGATCGCGCCCACGGCGTCCAGCGCAGCCATCACGCCGAGGTCGAGGTAGTCCTCCATGCCCAGGTCGCGGTCGTCGGCATCCGGGTTCTTCCAGGAGATGCAGAACACGGTGTGGCCCTGGTCGACCAGGTAGCGGATCAGCGAGTTGTGCGGAGACAGGTCCAGGATGTAGTACTTCATGATCCACGCCGGCACGATCAGCACCGGCTCCGGCCGCACCTTGTCCGTGGTGGGCGAGTACTGGATCAGCTCCGCCAGCCGGTTCTTCATCACCACCTTGCCAGGGGTCACCGCCAGGTTGCGGCCGACCGCATAGTCCTCGGTGCCGGCCGGCGGCGCGCCGATCGCCAGCCGGTCCAGGTCGTCCAGTGCGTTGAGCCAGCCGCGCCAGAGGTTGGTGCCGGCCTGCTCGATCGTCTGCTTCAGCACCACCGGGTTGGTCGCCAGCTGGTTGCCCGGCGACCACATGTCCAGCCACTGGCGGGCGACGAATCCGGCGACGTCGGCATGGTGCTTCTCCACGCCCTCCACGCCATGGGTGGCTTCCTCCCACCAGCGTTCGGCCATCAGGAAAGCCTGATGCATCACGTTGAACGGCCAGCGTCCCCATTCGGGCTCGCGGAAACGGCGGTCGCCGGGACGGGGCGTCACGCAGCCGCCGTTGGGAGCGGCACCGGGGAGGGCGCAGCGGGCGGCGTAATCCGCCAGCGCCTGCCATTGCCGCAACCCCAGGTGCATCAGTTCCAGGCGCTTGCCGGGCGAAGCGGCGAGGTGGGCCGCCCAGTCGCTCCAGGCCAGTTCCAGCGAAGCGGGGGAGATCGAGGCACTCCATCGCGCCAGCGCTGCGCGGACCTGACGGTCGGTGCGCGCCGCGGCCGTGGGCTGGGGCGTTCTCGGAACGGGAGCGACTTCCTTCATCGGGTCATCCGGATACGCGAGTGGGGTCCAGCACCGGCGTGCAAGCCTTGTCATGCCGGGAGCCCAGGCAGGATGCGCCGCCGCAAAATCCCAAGCGTTGACCCAGGTCAATCCGGGTGGCGAACGTTACTGCGACGCAGCAAAAGGCCGTGGAGAGACGCGGCTGCAGTAAAATGCCGGTTTGCCCAGTCAGGAAGCGCCCCGCATGTGGTTTGCCGTCCACGCCAAGGACCACCCCGATTCCCTCGCCAAGCGCATGGCCGCCCGGCCCGAGCACCTGGCCCGCCTGCACGCGCTGCAGGCTGAAGGACGCCTGCTGCTGGCCGGTCCGTTCCCGGCGATCGCCTCGGAAGACCCCGGTCCGGCCGGTTTCACCGGCAGCCTGATCATCGCCGAGTTCGCCAGCCAGGCCGATGCCGAAGCCTGGGCCGGCGCCGACCCGTACGTGGCGGCCGGCGTCTATGCCGAGGTCGAGGTCAAGCCGTTCCGCAAGACCCTGCCATGAGCCAGGCGACGGTCGAGCAGATCCGCGAACGTCTCGCCGCCGCCCTGGCGCCGACCGAGCTGGAGGTGCTGGACGAGGGCCACAAGCACGCCGGCCACGCCAACGCGGGGAAGGGCCATTTCCACGTCCGCATCGCCAGTGCCGCGTTCGCCGGGGTGCTGCCGATCAAGCGCCACCGCATGGTGTACGCGGCGCTGGATGGCCTGATGGACCACGGGATCCACGCCCTGTCCATCGATGCGCGGACACCAAACGCGTAAAATCAGCCGCTTGCAGTAACTTCTTCAAGTGGATTGCGCCGCCGCAACGCATTGCGGCAGCGCCTGCCGTTTGGCACAGTGCCCCGTCGCCCCGCGTCCGCGTGGGCGCTCTCAAGGAATATCGAGCCGCCGATGCGCCTGACCACCATCAAACTTGCCGGATTCAAGTCGTTCGTCGATCCGACCACGTTGCACCTGCCCACCAACATGACCGGCGTGGTCGGTCCCAACGGCTGCGGCAAGTCCAACATCATCGACGCGATCCGCTGGGTGATGGGCGAGAGCGCCGCCAGCCGCCTGCGCGGCGACTCGCTGACCGACGTGATCTTCTCCGGCTCCAACTCGCGCAAGCCGGTGGGTCAGGCCACGGTGGAGCTGATCTTCGACAACGCCGACGGCTCGGTGCAGGGCGAGTACGGCCAGTACGCGGAGATCTCGGTCAAGCGCCAGGTCACACGCGACGGGCAGTCCTCGTACTTCCTCAACGGCGCGCGCTGCCGCCGCCGCGACATCACCGACCTGTTCCTCGGCACCGGCCTGGGTCCGCGCAGCTACTCGATCATCGAGCAGGGCATGATCAGCCAGATCGTGGAGGCGGCGCCGGAAGACCTGCGCACCCACCTGGAAGAGGCCGCCGGCATCTCCAAATACAAGGAGCGCCGCAAGGAAACCGAGAGCCGCATCAAGTCCACCCGCGAGAACCTCGACCGCGTGCGCGACGTGCGCGACGAGGTGGACAAGCAGCTCGAGCACCTCAACCGCCAGGCCCGCGCCGCCGAGCGCTGGAAGGCGCTGAAGGAAGAGCAGACCCGCAAGGAAGCCGAGCTGCGCGCGCTGGAATACCGCGCGCTGAAGGGCCAGCACGACGGCGAAGGGCAGGGGCTGTCCGCTGCCGAGATCGCCATC is part of the Dyella thiooxydans genome and harbors:
- the phbB gene encoding acetoacetyl-CoA reductase, which translates into the protein MQTDHTAVVTGGMGCLGESIAQALHDAGCRVIVTHSPGRSDVQSWLDTHAAQGRKYLTYEMDVTDADSCAACAERILADGHTVDILVNNAGITRDASFRKMQKVDWDAVMHTNLDSLFNVTKAFVEGMIGGGWGRIVNIASVNGSKGAFGQTNYAASKAGMHGFTKSLALELATKGVTVNTVSPGYLQTRMVAAVPEEVLKTKVLSQIPMGRLGRTDEVAALVAFVCSDAAAFMTGANLAMNGGQHMA
- a CDS encoding F0F1 ATP synthase subunit C is translated as MNDLIPVVSILAAALSVSFGAIGPALAEGRAVAAAMDAIARQPESAGTISRTLFVGLAMIETMAIYCLVVAILLLFANPFLK
- a CDS encoding ATP synthase subunit I; its protein translation is MILSLASLPFAPAIGIGLLGGGLVGLLHFVGLRYTVRLLATGRTGLALASQGLRVLASALLLAALFHFGVSALLAGFVGFLVARQALLRDGAAGGNPPSPTGEPDA
- a CDS encoding AtpZ/AtpI family protein; amino-acid sequence: MTTPPPEPRSTEGRDPVATAARRARQRDEANRDDPATPASIRLAQIGVLGWTIVTPILLGLLAGHWLDRWLRTGVMFAAALLTVGAGLGMWFAWRWMHRQ
- a CDS encoding F0F1 ATP synthase subunit epsilon encodes the protein MTDHLHLILTTPQQVVLDLNDVTAVRGEDASGSFGILPGHADLITVLVPTVLRWQRAGGEKGYCALRGGVLRMSEGGQLHVACRGAVRGDQLDTLENTVRLARADQADADRRARVEQMQLHARAVRTLLRYLRPGPRNVAP
- a CDS encoding F0F1 ATP synthase subunit A, whose product is MIGSPLRTETLFHLGPVPVSTAVAVTWGIMALLVIGAWLATRRLSLRPSRTQAVLELLVETIDAQIHDTMQVDPAPYRPLIGSIFLFVLVANWSGLVPGIEPPTAHLETDAALAGIVFFATIWFGLRARGVRGYLATFAEPGWLMVPLNLVEQITRTFSLMVRLFGNVMSSVFVVGIALSLAGLIVPIPFMALDLLTGAIQAYIFSVLAMVFIGAAVHPAPPSRAPDAPASSDRRDPS
- a CDS encoding bifunctional enoyl-CoA hydratase/phosphate acetyltransferase, giving the protein MPDTPAVPAGPPGDTDDIHFIRNRTFDEIAVGDTAVIDRTLTAADIQLFAVMSGDVNPQHLDPDFAASTRFHGVIAHGMWGAALISAVLGTRLPGPGTIYLSQTLKFLAPVHIGDTLSIRVTVRSKDEAHKRLVLDCSCTDQAGQRAIEGEAEVLAPTERIVRPRATLPEVRLTGGTNGVKRLLDYVRPLGSIRVAVVHPCDEPSLGSAIDARVAGLIEPVLVAPRERIEAVASAAGFDLAGIAIEDVPHSHAAAARAVELAATGEVDALMKGSLHTDELMGAVVAAGSGLRTKRRISHCFVMQTPAYPRPFIITDAAINITPTLEEKADIIRNAIDLAQVIGVAQPRVAILAAVETVNPHMPATLDAAALCKMADRGQIEGGVLDGPLAFDNAVSVAAARIKGIVSPVAGQADVLVVPDLESGNMLAKQLEYLGGAASAGIVIGAKVPIVLTSRADSRESRMASCAVALLLAHRYRTHPL
- a CDS encoding acetate/propionate family kinase: MAKAAGDLLLVLNCGSSSIKFALFDAAISPLPRQPAWSGKVEGITGAAPRYEASGEPDATLALDADDPYTGALMHIRERLQARLGERRLGAVAHRVVHGGSKYFAPVQVDAAVLADLRSYIPLAPLHQPFALEAIEALLGLHPELPQVACFDTAFHHTVPKVEQMLPLPRELWDEGLRRYGFHGLSYAYMATVLAERYGDGARGRTICAHLGSGASLCAMHGLRSVATTMGFSALDGLMMGTRCGALDPGAVLYLMQVRGLGVDAVGHMLYHDSGLLGVSGVSGDPRELLPREGEAAVAEALALYVRRIVREIGALTAVLGGLDMLVFTAGIGEHNAVIRERVCDALGWLGVALDTRANAAHAAVVSGPESRVRVAVEPTNEEWIAARAALELMQG
- the atpD gene encoding F0F1 ATP synthase subunit beta translates to MHEGQVTAVRGAVLDVRFAQPPLPAVGEALHVLRDDGTPLLVEVTSQLSTTDVRAIALQSTEGIARGLRVQAQGQPLEVPVGPAVLGRLLDVTGQLGDDGPALPADVPRRPIHRAPPPLSAQSGTSTLFATGLKVIDLLTPLVQGGKAAMFGGAGVGKTVLVMELIHAMVERYQGISVFAGVGERSREGHEMLLDMRDSGVLDHTVLVYGQMNEPPGARWRVPFTALTMAEHFRDERKQNVLLLMDNIFRFVQAGSEVSGLLGRLPSRVGYQPTLADEVAALQERIVSVDGVAVTAIEAVYVPADDFTDPAVTALASHVDSMVVLSREMAAQGMYPAIDPIASSSIMLDADLLGERHVHIATEVRRVIEHYRQLQDVIALLGVDELGADDRRQVERARRLQRFLTQPFAVTEAFTGMPGRSVALADTLDGCEAILRGDCDGWRESSLYMVGTLAEAQAKEAAATKAAA